A region of Macaca thibetana thibetana isolate TM-01 chromosome 20, ASM2454274v1, whole genome shotgun sequence DNA encodes the following proteins:
- the LOC126944433 gene encoding eukaryotic translation initiation factor 3 subunit C, protein MSRFFTTGSDSESESSLSGEELVTKPVGGNYGKQPLLLSEDEEDTKRVVRSAKDKRFEELTNLIRTIRNAMKIRDVTKCLEEFELLGKAYGKAKSIVDKEGVPRFYIRILADLEDYLNELWEDKEGKKKMNKNNAKALSTLRQKIRKYNRDFESHITSYKQNPEQSADEDAEKNEEDSEGSSDEDEDEDGVSAATFLKKKSEAPSGESRKFLKKMDDEDEDSEDSEDDEDWDTGSTSSDSDSEEEEGKQTALASRFLKKAPTTDEDKKAAEKKREDKAKKKHDRKSKRLDEEEEDNEGGEWERVRGGVPLVKEKPKMFAKGTEITHAVVIKKLNEILQARGKKGTDRAAQIELLQLLVQIAAENNLGEGVIVKIKFNIIASLYDYNPNLATYMKPEMWGKCLDCINELMDILFANPNIFVGENILEESENLHNADQPLRVRGCILTLVERMDEEFTKIMQNTDPHSQEYVEHLKDEAQVCAIIERVQRYLEEKGTTEEVCRIYLLRILHTYYKFDYKAHQRQLTPPEGSSKSEQDQAENEGEDSAVLMERLCKYIYAKDRTDRIRTCAILCHIYHHALHSRWYQARDLMLMSHLQDNIQHADPPVQILYNRTMVQLGICAFRQGLTKDAHNALLDIQSSGRAKELLGQGLLLRSLQERNQEQEKVERRRQVPFHLHINLELLECVYLVSAMLLEIPYMAAHESDARRRMISKQFHHQLRVGERQPLLGPPESMREHVVAASKAMKMGDWKTCHSFIINEKMNGKVWDLFPEADKVRTMLVRKIQEESLRTYLFTYSSVYDSISMETLSDMFELDLPTVHSIISKMIINEELMASLDQPTQTVVMHRTEPTAQQNLALQLAEKLGSLVENNERVFDHKQGTYGGYFRDQKDGYRKNEGYMRRGGYRQQPSQTAY, encoded by the exons GCCATTGTTGCTGAGCGAGGATGAAGAAGATACCAAGAGAGTTGTCCGCAGTGCCAAGGACAAGAG GTTTGAGGAGCTGACCAACCTTATCCGGACCATCCGTAATGCTATGAAGATTCGTGATGTCACCAAGTGCCTGGAAGAGTTTGAGCTCCTGGGAAAAGCATATGGGAAGGCCAAGAGCATTGTGGACAAAGAAGGTGTCCCCCGGTTCTATATCCGCATCCTGGCTGACCTAGAGGACTATCTTAATGAG CTTTGGGAAGataaggaagggaagaagaagatgAACAAGAACAATGCCAAGGCTCTGAGCACCTTGCGCCAGAAGATCCGAAAATACAACCGTGATTTTGAGTCCCATATCACAAGCTACAAGCAG AACCCCGAGCAGTCCGCAGATGAAGATGCTGAGAAAAACGAGGAAGATTCAGAAG GCTCTtcagatgaggatgaggatgaggacgGAGTCAGTGCTGCAACTTTCTTGAAGAAGAAATCAGAAGCTCCTTCTGGGGAGAGTCGCAAATTCCTCAAAAAGATGGAT gATGAAGATGAGGACTCAGAAGATTCTGAAGATGATGAGGACTGGGACACAGGTTCCACATCTTCTGATTCCGactcagaggaggaggaagggaaacaaACCGCGCTGGCCTCaagatttcttaaaaa GGCACCTACCACAGATGAGGACAAGAAGGCAGCCGAGAAGAAACGGGAGGACAAAGCTAAGAAGAAGCATGACAGGAAATCCAAGCGCctggatgaggaggaggaggacaatgAAGGCGGGGAGTGGGAAAGGGTCCGGGGTGGAGTGCCCTTGGTTAAG GAGAAGCCAAAAATGTTTGCCAAGGGAACCGAGATCACCCACGCTGTTGTTATCAAGAAGTTGAATGAGATCCTACAGGCACGAGGAAAGAAGGGAACTGATCG TGCTGCCCAGATTGAGCTGCTGCAACTGCTGGTTCAGATCGCAGCAGAAAACAACCTGGGAGAGGGCGTCATTGTCAAGATCAAGTTCAATATCATTGCCTCTCTCTATGACTACAACCCTAACCTGGCAACCTACATGAAG CCAGAGATGTGGGGGAAGTGCCTGGACTGCATCAATGAGCTTATGGACATCCTGTTTGCAAATCCCAACATTTTTGTTGGAGAGAATATTCTGGAAGAGAGTGAGAACCTGCACAACGCTGACCAG CCACTGCGTGTCCGTGGCTGCATCCTAACTCTGGTAGAACGAATGGATGAAGAATTTaccaaaataatgcaaaatactGACCCTCACTCCCAAG AGTATGTGGAGCATTTGAAGGATGAAGcccaggtgtgtgccatcatcgAGCGCGTGCAGCGCTACCTGGAGGAGAAGGGCACTACCGAGGAGGTCTGCCGCATCTACCTGCTGCGCATCCTGCACACCTACTACAAGTTTGATTACAAGGCCCATCAGCGGCAGCTGACTCCGCCCGAGGGCTCCTCAAAG tcTGAGCAAGACCAGGCAGAAAATGAGGGCGAGGACTCGGCCGTGTTGATGGAGAGACTGTGCAAGTACATCTACGCCAAAGACCGCACAGACCGGATCCGCACATGCGCCATCCTCTGCCACATCTACCACCACGCTCTGCACTCCCGCTGGTACCAGGCCCGCGACCTCATGCTTATGAGCCACCTGCAGGACAACATTCAGCACGCAGACCCGCCAGTGCAG ATCCTTTACAACCGCACCATGGTGCAGCTGGGCATCTGTGCCTTCCGCCAAGGCCTGACCAAGGACGCACACAATGCCCTGCTGGACATCCAGTCAAGTGGCCGAGCCAAGGAGCTTCTGGGCCAGGGCCTGCTGCTGCGCAGCCTGCAGGAGCGCAACCAGGAGCAGGAGAAGGTGGAGCGGCGCCGGCAGGTCCCCTTCCACCTGCACATCAACCTGGAGCTGCTGGAGTGTGTCTACCTGGTGTCTGCCATGCTCCTGGAGATTCCCTACATGGCTGCCCATGAGAGCGATGCCCGCCGACGCATGATCAGCAAGCAGTTCCACCACCAGTTGCGCGTGGGCGAGCGACAGCCCCTGCTGG GTCCCCCTGAGTCCATGCGGGAACATGTGGTCGCTGCCTCCAAGGCCATGAAGATGGGTGACTGGAAGACCTGTCACAGTTTTATCATCAATGAGAAGATGAATGGGAAAGTGTGGGACCTTTTCCCCGAGGCTGACAAAGTCCGCACCATGCTGGTTAG GAAGATCCAGGAAGAGTCACTGAGGACCTACCTCTTCACCTACAGCAGTGTCTACGACTCCATCAG cATGGAGACCCTGTCAGACATGTTTGAGCTGGATCTGCCCACTGTGCACTCCATCATCAGCAAAATGATCATTAATGAGGAGCTGATG GCCTCCCTGGACCAGCCAACGCAGACAGTGGTGATGCACCGCACCGAGCCCACTGCCCAGCAGAACCTGGCCCTGCAGCTGGCCGAGAAGCTGGGCAGCCTGGTGGAGAACAATGAGCGAGTGTTTGACCACAAACAAGGCACCTACGGGGGCTACTTCCGAG ACCAGAAGGACGGCTACCGCAAAAACGAGGGCTACATGCGCCGCGGTGGCTACCGCCAGCAGCCATCTCAAACGGCTTACTGA